GAAATCGTGGGTGACACCCTGTACGCCAACATTTGGCAGACCGGTGCAATTGCGGTAATTGAATTGCCTAGTGGCCGCGTGTCGTATTATCTGGATTTAAGCCGAAAGGTTGCCGAACTCAAG
This genomic stretch from uncultured Fibrobacter sp. harbors:
- a CDS encoding glutaminyl-peptide cyclotransferase — translated: EIVGDTLYANIWQTGAIAVIELPSGRVSYYLDLSRKVAELKRKYPDIDVLNGIAYDGKNLWVTGKNWPQIYKLK